The sequence below is a genomic window from Gossypium hirsutum isolate 1008001.06 chromosome A11, Gossypium_hirsutum_v2.1, whole genome shotgun sequence.
CCCTGAAGACAAGTTTACAAGTAAGCAGCAGATTTTAACTAAATCTCCACTTACAGAAGAATCTAGATGCACATCTACAATATGTTTTGTGAGGTTCACCCATACAAGATATGCAGAAAAAGATAATTAAGTTCCAAATCTAAATGCATATTCATATTGTAGATAAATCATTACTTGTTGAACAAATATAGATAGGGAAGAACATTGCCTAGGAGACATAATGATGTCATTGCATGAAGTCCAACTGAAAGGGTGCTAGCAGGCCAAAGACCAATCAAATTAAACAACTCTTACAATCCTAAATGACCCAACATAGCACAACTGGGACGAGAAAATTTCCTTTAGAGGTATATTAGGAAAAATAGTACTTTGGAAAGAGAAAACCATTTAGGTTCTGGTGCTTAAATTTGGACAGCATAAGGCTGATAAGGGATTTGCTTACCTTAACAGCATGGTATGGTGCAGTCTTCTTGCACTTACAGCAGAAACCGCATGTTCTGGTCCCAGGAAATGTCTTTGCAAGACCACGTGTCTGAACTGCAACATTTGGATCAACGGTACCTTCCCTTGTTTGTGTTCTAACAAGGTTTTCCTCTTCAAGGACATCTTCATCATCAGGAGTATTATGCTCTAGAGGTGGAGCTTTACCAATACAACTACAAACACCACCCTCTATGAAGAGAAAGCCAGAAAACTATATAAGTTAGGCTCACTAATTCAATAGGAAAATTCTTGAATATAAattgaatttggaatttaattacctttttcttttccaccTTTCCCCGTCCAGTAGCCAGGCCTCAAAAAGTACAATATTGGTTTTCTCACACCAGATGCATTTGGAATTATGTTGTCAAAGTAGATAGCCAAAACAACCCACACAATAAATGTAGCCAACAGCCATATGTAGATATCATTCTGTTAAGAACAAGTGAAATAAAGCATAAACGAATGATTTAACTATCcaaaaacattttgaaatattGCAGCCTGATGAAAGGAGAACGAAGCAGACAGGAAGGAAAGAAGTGAAGAGTATGTGGAAGATATAATGGGAAACATTCTCAATAGAGAAAATCTTTAATTTTGAAATGGACATACAATTGTTATTACACACTCATCATCATTTGGAGCACATTCGGTTCGTCTACTCCAGCTAATTCCAATGTCTGTCGAGCTGGCTGTAGCATCAGAAAGAAGCCTTAGTGCTTGAGCAAGAAGATTGGGTGGGAATAATGACCAGATACTTCGAAGGGTTTGACTGTAGGAATCACTGTAGGGGAATCCGACGGTGGTAACAATCTGCAATAAATAACTAATGTCTATAAATATAGCTGAACATGTAATTTCAAATCAAGAAGTTTAGAGTTGGAGCATTGCCTGAGTAAAAAAACCAATGATAAAAATAGAGAAGCCAACTGTCGTGGCTGAAGATGATTTGCTCATGAAGGCTGACAACATGAATGCAAAACCAACCTGCCATCAAGCATCACAAGTCACAAATCATGACTTAATTAACACTAGAAATCAACAAAAgcaattataaacacaaacaaaacATCAGCGAAGATCAAGGAACATGTTTTTACCATGTTGAGTTggaaaaggaagaagatgaataagAGAACGGCAAAACTGTTATTCAAGAAAAAATCGAACTGAAACATCATCCCAAACAGAATTATGAAGAGCGACGAAATAAGTGTCATAAGCCCCTCCCACGTGAGCCACGATAACCAATAGGCAGAATCAAGAAGACCCATCATAGTCATAGCCTGTAGGGAAAGGATCAGAAAGTCAACAAAGAGAATCCATGATGTTTCTGTATGAGGATGCAATGCTAATCTCAGTTCAAACATAAAATTTGAAAGACCTGTCGAAGCTTGAGTTCTTTCTCTGACACCAATGAACCGATCTGAAACACAAAACTGAACATCGCAATAGCAAGGAAAAAAGTCGGTCCAACCATGGCTATAGTTTCAAGTCTTTCCATTGCTGGGTGTGCAAATTCCTTGAATTCAACAGTCCACCTAAAGCTTGGATCTGTACTCATCATATAAACCAATCAGACAAAGAAATACAAATCAAACCGCCCGCAAATAAAATTTCTAGAAGAGGATAGAACTTAGTACCTCCGATTAGTGACCTAGCAATCTCACGTTCTGCAGCAACTTGAAGTGGAATTTGGAATTTAAGTGTGGGATCTTCATATTGCCCTCGTCTTGCCACTGGAGTAGAATTAGTCTGTAAACCATAGCTAATCACACTTGCATTTACTTGTTGAAAATGCAAAGCTCCCGGCACATGCATACGGTTATTGAAAAGCCAGTCATCAACTTCAACAGTAGTCCTAAACGATTTAACCTGAAAAAAGACAtagataacatatatatatatgggattAAGTTACTGTATTATTTATCCAAGAATAGCTACAGCAAAACTTCCCTAGCATTCGGCCACTATCACAtctataaaaaaagtttaaaaatggttATAGTCCGTGTACTTTTGGAAAATTAGGAATTTAATCCATGTACTTGTATTTTCACGAATTTAGCtcctctacttttcaaatttcaaaattcagatcTAACTTGttgataaattttatttgttaagcaaaattacatcaaaataattaacagaacCCTAATAagcaacaataaaaaataaaaaatttggacgGCCATTCCGTTAATCGAATCCTAATCTTTAGCATTAAACGAAAATATAATTTCATTGCTTTGTTGGAGAAATTCGTATTCAACAAAGTTTTACCTTAGACTCGGGAATAGGTCTACCGGGATTATTCTCTCTAATGGCTCTAACGATCCTATCAACGGTCTGACTCTCATTCCCGCTCCAAACGAAGTCGTAACAAGGCAGCTTGATGAAGAACTTATCCTCGCAAGGGGAGATCACCGGAGCAACCAACGGCTTGGGGTCTCGGATCACCTTGTACGCCGTCGAATTGGAGTTTTGAGCATTTGTGGCTTTCTCGATACAGTAGATGAGGAAAATGAAGAAGAGCGAAGAGAAGAGTTGAAGAAACGTCGATCTCTTGCTCCGCCATGAAAGTATcaaatttttctttaataaagCTCTGAATTGCAAGTAAAGTAACCCAATTCCTCTCATCGCCATTTTTTTCCTTCGATTTTTAAAAGTACGGACTTGGATTCTTATAACAGTTGAAAAGGCGCGGGGTTTTGTTGATTATGCAAGAGTGATAGGCTAGCAAATTACCTTGTAGTTTAAAATATTCCCCATTTTGCCACTGACGGGTCATTTCCCGGAAGGTTACTAATTGAATGTTGACTAATTACGAATAATttctatatattaatttttaaaatattaatgttaCTGAAAAAAACTGTAAACAACAATTACTTCGAAGCTTAACTATGTCACTTCCATTTATAAAAAGCCGCGTGAATACattctaaaaatatattattttttattgcacgtcaaatataataattgaataataagtatttaaaaattataaatggttCCCTAAAAACAAAGAAGTATATATGGAAGTACGGAACTCTCAATTCAATtcccaaaatgataaaaacaaaACAGATCCCTTGAATTTGATTTTCATTAATCCCTCGcaatttgttttaatattaagTTTATTAACTTTTTGGGATGTAATGAAAATATTTTGGCTAAAAATGCTAGaaagtttagtttttatttttctaattttaacaCGTCTTTATCAATTATgacaaatatttattaaaattaagtatttactttttttatatttaagattaaccattaaatttttatttgtagaTAAATAAATCCACTTATAGATTAAATGTTAGGGACTTATTTGAATATAAGTTGATGGTTGAAAGCGGAGGTAAAGGCTGGTTTGTTAGAGTAAAAGTTATAGGGACTTATTTAAATAAATGGTAAaacttatgaattttttttttgtttttgtttaaatattatgTGTGAAAATTAACGATGCAATCAATTGCAAAGTACTTTAATCGTTGAAAGTTTATAAATGTGAATTTGTATCTTCTTACGAAGACTTTTCCTATAAATCACCACCATGGAAGAATGGTCAATTCCGTAAATTtacattaatttatatattaggATTGCGACTTTATGATTGtaataatatttgttttattcTGTGATTCAAACAACGGGAAAGAATTTTCCTGCTTCTAAACACCGTGGCTTTCAAACGCAAATGGTTGACTTGAAATTtgtggtataataataaatttagtttttaatatttataaatttttatcaatttgaatttaatcatcaatattaaaaaaattttgaattgttgattttaatagaaataataagtaaaatgtcatatttttaaatatggtAATTCCTGTGATAATCCATGagtactttttatattttttttaaatatatgaaatttttatttattaaatatttttataattttaaattatttgttgacgtgATTCATAGGGgcaaaactagaaaattttgtttgggagggtcaaaattaaattataatttttacgatagtaaaaatgtaatttcaccatttgaatagtttatatttttatactttttaaatgattaaattaaaattttatcgttCTAGGcggcaaagtacaattttacctttattaaaatttttaaatgacctaaatgaaaatttttcataaGACAATTAATGCCATTTTAGCATGAAATATATATGGACCACCACGTGAGTTGTCATGCAACaatattgataaaattttgatgttttagttgACATTTTCGATTTggctattttataaaaatta
It includes:
- the LOC121209616 gene encoding ABC transporter A family member 2 encodes the protein MAMRGIGLLYLQFRALLKKNLILSWRSKRSTFLQLFSSLFFIFLIYCIEKATNAQNSNSTAYKVIRDPKPLVAPVISPCEDKFFIKLPCYDFVWSGNESQTVDRIVRAIRENNPGRPIPESKVKSFRTTVEVDDWLFNNRMHVPGALHFQQVNASVISYGLQTNSTPVARRGQYEDPTLKFQIPLQVAAEREIARSLIGDPSFRWTVEFKEFAHPAMERLETIAMVGPTFFLAIAMFSFVFQIGSLVSEKELKLRQAMTMMGLLDSAYWLSWLTWEGLMTLISSLFIILFGMMFQFDFFLNNSFAVLLFIFFLFQLNMVGFAFMLSAFMSKSSSATTVGFSIFIIGFFTQIVTTVGFPYSDSYSQTLRSIWSLFPPNLLAQALRLLSDATASSTDIGISWSRRTECAPNDDECVITINDIYIWLLATFIVWVVLAIYFDNIIPNASGVRKPILYFLRPGYWTGKGGKEKEGGVCSCIGKAPPLEHNTPDDEDVLEEENLVRTQTREGTVDPNVAVQTRGLAKTFPGTRTCGFCCKCKKTAPYHAVKGLWVNLAKDQLFCLLGPNGAGKTTAINCLTGITPVTSGDALIYGNSVRSSVGMSNIRRIIGVCPQFDILWNALSGKEHLELFASVKGLRPSTINSVVQKSLEEVRLTEAAKVRAGSYSGGMKRRLSVAVALLGDPKLVILDEPTTGMDPITRRHVWDIIESAKRGRAIVLTTHSMEEADVLSDRIGIMVKGRLSCLGTSIRLKSRFGTGFIANVSFTGNNNGLSPPNGDAADTTHQRESVKHFFKKHLDVEPKEETQNFLTFVIPHDREKLLTGFFKELEERAGAFGIADIQLGLATLEEVFLNIARQAELESAAAEGRLVTLTITSGASVQIPIGARFVGIPGTESAENPRGIMVEVYWQQDDTGTLCISGHSAEIPLPQNFQPMASVTSHTRNLFGRREPVQGVVINPDESFRSTS